In Candidatus Nitrosocosmicus arcticus, the following proteins share a genomic window:
- a CDS encoding 5-formyltetrahydrofolate cyclo-ligase, translating to MVLSKEVLRKKYLLIRKNLPSYDCFIKSWSAQQRFLGSRFFTESKVIGLYYPILNEIQTFRIISKAISNSKTVCLPTIIDERIVFFKYDPTKRLRFGKYGIMEPEVTSENMNSCLDTVITPGIVFDMIGNRIGYGKGYYDKFFNSNTFQNRTLVGLGYDFQIILEKITCEAQDVKMNTVISDKRLLHLG from the coding sequence ATGGTTCTTTCTAAAGAGGTCTTGAGAAAGAAATACCTCCTGATACGAAAAAACTTGCCTTCATATGATTGTTTTATTAAAAGTTGGTCTGCTCAACAAAGATTTCTCGGTTCAAGGTTTTTTACAGAAAGCAAAGTTATCGGGCTTTATTATCCTATCTTAAACGAAATCCAAACATTTCGAATCATCTCAAAAGCCATTTCAAATTCAAAGACAGTATGCCTTCCCACAATAATAGACGAGCGGATTGTTTTTTTCAAATACGATCCGACAAAGAGGCTCCGATTTGGCAAATATGGCATAATGGAACCTGAGGTAACTAGCGAAAATATGAACTCTTGTCTCGATACTGTGATAACACCGGGTATTGTGTTTGACATGATTGGTAACAGGATTGGGTATGGCAAAGGCTATTATGACAAATTCTTTAATTCTAATACATTTCAAAACAGGACTTTGGTAGGACTCGGTTATGATTTCCAAATAATATTAGAAAAAATAACTTGTGAGGCTCAGGATGTTAAAATGAATACGGTGATTTCAGATAAACGGCTTTTACATTTGGGGTAA
- a CDS encoding bifunctional 5,10-methylenetetrahydrofolate dehydrogenase/5,10-methenyltetrahydrofolate cyclohydrolase has translation MTAMIIDGLVVSNRIKNSLKNEISGLVTQGVIPCLATILIGSDPPSLVYINNKQKAANSIGIRTLDFRFDADISQTKLIRLIEKLNLDSTVHGILIQLPLPDHLDKYNVINMVDPRKDVDGLTFINSGLLLNNKTNLIPCTPLGIMELFRNYKIQLDGANVLIVNRSNLVGKPLASLLLSKNSTVTISHSHTKNLKFFSQNADIIVTAVGNRDSFVLTDDMVTNGATIIDVGTNRVDGKLCGDVDFEKVKEKARYITPVPGGVGPMTICMLLRNTVEASKAYAK, from the coding sequence TTGACAGCCATGATAATAGACGGATTAGTGGTATCAAATCGCATAAAAAATAGTCTAAAAAATGAAATTTCTGGACTAGTAACCCAAGGTGTGATACCTTGTTTGGCTACCATACTTATTGGATCCGACCCGCCATCATTGGTTTATATTAATAATAAACAAAAAGCTGCCAACTCGATAGGGATAAGAACTCTTGATTTTCGATTTGATGCTGATATTTCACAGACTAAATTGATTCGATTAATTGAAAAGCTTAATCTAGATTCTACTGTACATGGAATACTTATACAATTACCATTGCCTGATCACCTGGATAAATATAATGTAATCAACATGGTGGATCCCAGGAAAGATGTTGATGGGTTAACATTTATCAATTCTGGTTTGTTACTTAACAATAAAACAAATCTAATCCCATGCACTCCTCTCGGAATAATGGAACTATTCCGTAATTATAAAATTCAATTGGACGGGGCCAATGTCTTGATTGTTAATAGGAGTAATTTGGTCGGAAAGCCTTTGGCTTCATTGTTATTGAGTAAAAATTCAACTGTTACTATTTCTCACTCTCACACTAAGAATCTAAAGTTTTTCTCACAAAATGCCGACATAATTGTTACTGCTGTAGGGAATAGAGATTCATTCGTATTGACAGATGATATGGTCACGAACGGCGCAACAATAATTGATGTCGGGACCAATAGAGTTGATGGCAAACTATGTGGAGATGTAGATTTTGAAAAGGTAAAAGAGAAAGCTAGATACATTACTCCGGTCCCTGGCGGAGTTGGACCAATGACTATTTGCATGCTTTTGCGTAATACCGTCGAGGCCTCAAAGGCATACGCAAAGTAA
- a CDS encoding sulfide-dependent adenosine diphosphate thiazole synthase — protein MDKKIFADVSEKEITRSIASMFFETIQEYSDSDVIILGAGPAGLSAGREIAKNGIRTLIIEQNNYLGGGYWVGGYMMNPVTVRAPAQKVWDELGVPYRKINDNLYAAWGPDACSKLISATCDSGVRFLQLTKFDDLVLKNKKVCGVVINWMPVSALPRNITCVDPVAFESKIVIDATGHDSVAVKRLMERGLVDWKGMNPMWVEGGEDGVVHSTGEVYPGLIAAGMSVTETYGLPRMGPTFGSMLLSGRKAGELAVAKLKNVTDSPKIKVKLK, from the coding sequence ATGGACAAGAAAATATTTGCTGATGTGAGTGAAAAAGAGATTACTCGTTCCATAGCTTCTATGTTTTTTGAAACTATTCAAGAATACAGCGATTCTGATGTTATTATCTTAGGTGCAGGACCAGCAGGGTTATCAGCTGGGCGAGAAATAGCAAAAAACGGAATTAGAACCCTGATAATAGAACAAAATAATTACCTTGGAGGCGGCTACTGGGTCGGTGGATATATGATGAATCCTGTCACTGTGAGAGCGCCAGCCCAAAAAGTCTGGGATGAGTTAGGAGTTCCATATAGAAAGATTAATGATAATCTGTATGCAGCTTGGGGTCCTGATGCTTGCTCTAAATTAATTTCTGCAACGTGTGATTCTGGAGTTAGATTCTTACAATTAACTAAATTTGATGATCTTGTTTTGAAAAATAAAAAAGTATGTGGAGTAGTCATAAACTGGATGCCGGTATCCGCACTGCCTAGAAATATAACTTGTGTTGACCCAGTGGCCTTTGAAAGTAAGATTGTAATTGATGCTACGGGTCACGATTCTGTAGCAGTAAAACGATTAATGGAAAGGGGTCTGGTTGATTGGAAAGGTATGAATCCGATGTGGGTAGAAGGTGGCGAAGACGGAGTTGTCCATTCAACTGGGGAGGTTTACCCGGGATTGATTGCGGCTGGAATGTCAGTGACTGAAACCTATGGGTTACCTCGAATGGGACCAACTTTTGGATCAATGCTATTATCGGGTCGAAAAGCGGGCGAACTAGCAGTAGCCAAATTGAAAAACGTAACTGACTCTCCGAAAATCAAAGTCAAACTCAAGTAA
- a CDS encoding DedA family protein has translation MTSLVSSYGYLGIFIAAFAETIFPPIPSELIFPLAGFVGFKSNFTYFETFLMAASGAAGATIGAIVIYLISFKIGRPAIIKIGKYVFVSEKKIEAAEKWFEKYGIYAVFLGRMAPGVRELISVPAGIARMPLPKFAIFTFFGSLVWSVILVFAGYFLGNSWDSLSEILSEYFPILSVILLLSIGIVVFSYVHYSKRRNRIKN, from the coding sequence ATGACATCTCTTGTTTCCTCTTACGGATATCTCGGGATATTCATAGCTGCATTTGCCGAAACCATATTTCCACCGATTCCAAGCGAGTTAATATTTCCGCTTGCAGGATTCGTAGGCTTTAAATCTAATTTTACTTACTTTGAGACCTTTTTAATGGCTGCATCGGGAGCTGCGGGTGCGACAATCGGAGCCATTGTCATTTATTTAATATCTTTCAAAATAGGAAGGCCGGCCATAATCAAAATTGGTAAGTATGTATTTGTAAGCGAGAAAAAAATAGAAGCTGCAGAAAAATGGTTTGAAAAATATGGCATTTACGCTGTATTTTTAGGAAGAATGGCTCCTGGGGTTAGAGAATTAATTAGTGTTCCGGCAGGAATTGCTAGAATGCCTTTGCCAAAATTCGCTATTTTTACTTTTTTTGGATCCCTCGTATGGAGTGTGATTTTGGTTTTTGCGGGTTACTTTTTGGGAAATTCCTGGGATAGCTTGTCAGAAATACTTTCTGAATACTTTCCAATTCTATCTGTTATATTGTTGTTATCCATAGGCATAGTAGTCTTTTCTTATGTACACTATAGCAAGAGAAGGAATAGAATAAAAAACTAG
- a CDS encoding CBS domain-containing protein produces MLPRLDYIKQARLKLGVTQKKLAILCGISTSMVNQIESGRCKPSYDTAKRIFEILLSMESNASIKAGDICNKDLITIQSEESLSTAILKMRDHSISQMPVFSGTRLVGILTEDDLAKIMIENTEKDIHLVKIGSVMEPPPPLVDESTPAKALVSLVRFAKCVLVSEKGNVIGIITLTDTLKIVELT; encoded by the coding sequence ATGCTACCTAGACTTGATTATATCAAACAGGCCCGACTAAAATTAGGTGTGACCCAGAAGAAGTTAGCGATATTATGCGGAATCAGTACATCTATGGTAAATCAAATCGAGTCAGGAAGATGTAAACCAAGTTATGATACTGCCAAGAGAATCTTCGAAATATTGCTCTCTATGGAGAGCAATGCTTCTATAAAAGCTGGCGATATATGCAATAAAGATCTCATAACAATTCAAAGTGAAGAGTCGTTGAGTACAGCAATTCTAAAAATGCGTGACCACAGTATCAGTCAAATGCCGGTTTTCAGTGGGACAAGATTGGTTGGTATTTTGACTGAAGATGATCTAGCCAAAATAATGATAGAAAATACTGAAAAAGATATACACTTGGTAAAAATTGGTTCTGTGATGGAACCCCCACCCCCTCTTGTAGATGAATCGACCCCTGCAAAAGCGCTAGTATCCTTAGTAAGATTTGCTAAATGTGTATTAGTTAGTGAGAAAGGTAATGTAATTGGAATAATCACATTAACTGATACACTTAAGATTGTAGAACTAACCTAA
- a CDS encoding DHH family phosphoesterase, with product MNSIIVSHESDVDGVFSASIALMRYPQSKVIFTSYGRDNFLRISDLIYKEVVATQGNGLVIFTDLGLNDESISPISDTFSFLKSNSWSVLWIDHHPWSETALNLFEKDKTFELVLDRGGNKCASELMYEHLLYGNNKAKQLASIAHTSDYLLKDQDIPPLPELIVYYRTLSNFYSKITRLAQRVSDGILWDTEMQSDFNNYVNLRNEAKSKSLKMIRIQGLSGGLRMAIIPVSSYIQTSLFSEEIFQKTAVDVAFFFNKEGKVSIRRNNPIIECNKIANELFEGGGHEYAAGGKMKSDADQIDKVLRELQDATETWLKKKI from the coding sequence TTGAACTCTATAATAGTTTCTCATGAATCAGATGTTGATGGAGTATTCTCTGCTTCAATTGCGCTCATGAGATACCCTCAATCTAAAGTAATATTTACTTCATATGGTAGGGATAACTTTTTGAGGATTTCAGATTTAATATATAAGGAAGTCGTCGCGACTCAGGGAAATGGTCTAGTGATTTTCACCGATCTCGGCCTCAATGATGAATCGATCTCGCCTATTTCAGACACATTTAGTTTCCTAAAATCAAATTCATGGTCCGTTCTTTGGATTGATCACCATCCTTGGTCAGAGACGGCTTTGAACTTATTTGAGAAGGATAAAACTTTTGAATTGGTACTAGACAGAGGCGGAAACAAGTGCGCTTCTGAATTGATGTACGAGCACCTTCTCTATGGTAATAACAAGGCAAAGCAATTAGCAAGCATTGCACATACGTCAGATTACCTTCTAAAAGATCAAGACATACCGCCCTTGCCCGAGTTAATAGTATATTATAGGACCCTTTCAAATTTCTACTCAAAGATTACTCGTCTTGCCCAAAGAGTTTCTGACGGAATATTGTGGGATACCGAGATGCAGTCAGACTTTAATAATTATGTCAATCTTCGGAACGAAGCAAAATCAAAATCGCTAAAAATGATTAGAATACAAGGGTTATCAGGTGGACTTCGGATGGCAATTATACCAGTTTCATCATATATCCAAACTAGTTTGTTTTCGGAAGAAATATTCCAAAAAACAGCAGTAGACGTGGCATTCTTCTTCAATAAAGAAGGTAAAGTTAGTATTCGGAGAAATAATCCTATAATTGAGTGCAATAAGATAGCTAATGAACTCTTTGAAGGAGGTGGCCATGAATATGCGGCAGGGGGTAAGATGAAATCTGATGCGGATCAAATTGATAAAGTTTTAAGAGAGCTTCAGGATGCTACCGAAACTTGGCTAAAAAAAAAGATATAG
- the rpsJ gene encoding 30S ribosomal protein S10, with amino-acid sequence MPQEARIKLTSTNLLKLESVCTEIKDMGEKNGIRLKGPHPLPTKKMRVVTRKSPCGQGTNTWDKYELRVHRRVIDLGADDRSIRQLMRLKIPEDVYIEVSLTQ; translated from the coding sequence ATGCCTCAAGAAGCTAGAATCAAGCTCACAAGCACGAACTTATTGAAGTTAGAAAGTGTATGTACAGAAATTAAGGATATGGGGGAAAAAAACGGAATCCGTTTGAAAGGGCCCCACCCACTGCCTACAAAGAAGATGCGGGTCGTTACACGCAAGTCTCCATGCGGACAAGGAACTAATACATGGGATAAGTATGAGTTACGAGTTCATAGACGGGTAATTGACTTGGGCGCAGATGACAGGTCGATTAGGCAATTAATGCGCCTCAAGATCCCCGAAGATGTTTATATTGAGGTATCTTTAACTCAATAA
- the tuf gene encoding translation elongation factor EF-1 subunit alpha: MSASKKPHLNLVVTGHVDNGKSTTVGHLMVDLGVIDQRTIDSFAKESEATGKGDTFKYAWVLDSIKDERERGITIDLAFQKFETNKFFYTLIDAPGHRDFIKNMITGASEADASILVVSVKPGETEAATEPGGQAREHAFLSRTLGVGQIVVALNKMDDVNFSEARFNEVKEIVEKMLKMVGYNTAKVGFIPVSAWKGDNLVKKSENMAWYKGSTLAEALDSFTPPEKPINKPLRIPVQDVYTITGVGTVPVGRVETGKMKTNEKVIVMPSGVPGEIKSIETHHTQMDYAEAGDNIGFNLRGVDKKAIHRGDIIGNIDNPPSVAKEFEAQIIVIHHPTAMAPGYTPVLHAHTAQVAATISEFVAKIDPKTGGIVEEKPKFLKTGDAAIVKIRPVRPLAIETFKEFPEIGRFALRDMGTTIAAGIVKNITEKHDPNKK; encoded by the coding sequence ATGAGCGCAAGTAAAAAACCACATCTGAATCTGGTGGTTACAGGACATGTCGATAATGGTAAATCAACTACTGTTGGTCATTTAATGGTCGATTTGGGTGTTATAGATCAAAGAACTATTGATTCTTTTGCAAAGGAGTCAGAAGCAACAGGGAAGGGTGATACCTTCAAATATGCTTGGGTTTTGGACAGCATAAAGGATGAGAGAGAAAGGGGTATCACTATTGATTTGGCATTTCAAAAATTTGAAACCAATAAATTCTTCTATACGTTAATTGATGCACCAGGGCACAGAGATTTTATCAAGAATATGATTACTGGAGCCTCTGAAGCTGATGCGTCAATTCTAGTGGTTTCAGTAAAGCCGGGAGAAACAGAGGCTGCCACAGAACCAGGTGGTCAAGCAAGAGAACATGCCTTCCTATCCAGAACACTAGGTGTAGGACAAATAGTAGTTGCTTTAAACAAAATGGATGACGTTAATTTTTCAGAAGCCCGATTCAATGAGGTAAAAGAAATTGTCGAAAAAATGTTGAAAATGGTAGGCTATAATACGGCTAAAGTGGGATTCATTCCAGTTTCTGCTTGGAAGGGTGATAATCTTGTGAAAAAATCTGAAAATATGGCTTGGTATAAGGGATCTACACTAGCAGAAGCATTAGATTCTTTTACGCCTCCTGAAAAACCTATCAATAAACCGTTGCGTATTCCAGTTCAAGATGTATATACAATAACGGGTGTCGGTACAGTACCTGTTGGACGGGTTGAGACTGGTAAAATGAAAACAAATGAGAAGGTTATTGTTATGCCCTCAGGTGTGCCCGGTGAGATAAAGTCGATCGAAACTCATCACACTCAGATGGATTATGCGGAGGCTGGAGACAACATTGGATTTAATCTGAGAGGTGTAGATAAAAAGGCTATACATAGAGGTGATATAATAGGGAATATAGATAACCCACCCAGTGTCGCTAAAGAGTTTGAAGCACAAATTATTGTAATTCACCATCCTACAGCAATGGCACCAGGATATACACCGGTATTGCACGCTCATACAGCTCAAGTTGCAGCTACAATATCAGAATTTGTAGCCAAGATTGATCCTAAGACTGGTGGAATTGTAGAAGAGAAACCAAAGTTTTTGAAAACAGGAGATGCCGCAATAGTAAAAATCAGGCCAGTAAGACCATTGGCAATAGAGACCTTTAAGGAATTCCCGGAAATTGGGAGGTTTGCATTGAGAGACATGGGAACGACTATTGCAGCAGGGATCGTAAAGAATATTACTGAAAAGCACGATCCAAACAAGAAATAA
- a CDS encoding phosphomannose isomerase type II C-terminal cupin domain, which yields MIEVYEENRPWGKFEKFVENEKCTVKLLHLNPHSQTSLQYHHKREEWWKVLKGSISVELDDKKSILHENDVIFINRGSKHRVKNLHSPATILEISMGEFDEADIVRIEDAYNRK from the coding sequence ATGATTGAGGTTTATGAGGAGAACAGGCCCTGGGGGAAATTTGAAAAATTTGTTGAAAATGAAAAATGCACTGTCAAGTTATTACATTTGAATCCGCATTCTCAAACCAGTTTGCAGTATCATCATAAGAGAGAAGAATGGTGGAAAGTTCTAAAGGGCTCTATTTCTGTAGAACTCGATGACAAAAAAAGTATACTACATGAAAACGACGTGATTTTCATAAATAGGGGTTCAAAGCACAGGGTTAAGAATTTGCACTCCCCGGCCACCATTTTGGAAATCTCAATGGGCGAATTTGATGAAGCTGACATAGTCAGGATCGAGGATGCATATAATAGAAAATAA
- a CDS encoding class I tRNA ligase family protein, with translation MKTFENQVRAYYDDPTIKRNINEYFSDSENFQRKIGYVEGPPTMNGEPHLGHIRGRIIKDLWFRKSILEKKKMEFRPGWDSQGLPVELQAEKILGLTGNKSDNLRKVGIKKIVETCKKLILEYNKKWIEVDNLIGMSFDYEKGYWTYTDTYIEREWKYISKALEDGILKEWFRVVAYCPSCQTSLSNAEINQSYEQVEDPSFYYKVNLKDSETFLVVWTTMPFTLITDELVGVNPEARYLTIKVDIEGKKEKWIVSENRVKELMADLKFENYEVLDTFLGINLEGQHYIHPLLNNIPGLNSLASQGKIHFVVAENFVDVTTGSGIVHLSPANGEEDFEIATRRKIPIFVPIDDKVFFTKDAGKYKDQFVRDVDQIVVNDMRLANSVIKIGKLTHKYPTCWRSHHKIVWLARKEYFYMIDVLGDQPIAAASKVNYFYEQPKNRFLEIIKEKVPWCISRERVWGTPLPIWKCTKCSFKEGLFSREAIVARSSYLPDGENFELHRPWIDEVLINCPKCQNKMKRELFVLDTWHNSGSAPYSSLSDVEYDTLIPAEFLTEGIDQTRGWAYTLLMLNVIFKKSPQSPFQSFLFTGHVLDEKGNKMSKSLGNVVDAKSLLVSNPVDLVRLYFIWKSSPIEPLNFDIKEMSSRPHQVLSTLFFLHIYYQQNASYDQFQFGDWYSRSGWKANDLTLRSQDIWILTKLKNLIDESTDLLNNCRFHEASHIIEDFIINSLSQTYVPLVRYDLWSDDLDNQERRFTVYRILARCLLTLDIILHPICPFFTEYLYLSCFKQFDSIMMENIPRGEELAVIANTKVEAAFDQIKEISSLSFSLRNRYKLKRRWPLESALIYVDETEFLKVGGVKELLKEQMNIENIQVKELRANTVVEKIMGLMNFEAPIIPSITINRKTVAKIVKGDIGLLIDKFESEDKFRILKQLEEQGFYHFEYSRDKSIDLTITDMDFAFVPATDYVVGEKENVVLLLNTSRNEELITKGLVKDLARNIQQLRKELGYSPTQILDTAYISNFSPEVIAKLRDFGLDLQNLVRVRKIEFSEKTDEAKKSKKIELDGREISIYIF, from the coding sequence TTGAAGACGTTTGAAAATCAAGTTAGAGCATATTATGATGATCCCACAATAAAAAGAAATATCAATGAATACTTTAGTGATTCTGAAAATTTTCAAAGGAAGATAGGCTACGTAGAGGGGCCGCCTACCATGAATGGGGAACCACACTTAGGTCATATCAGAGGGAGGATAATTAAAGATTTATGGTTTAGAAAATCTATCTTAGAAAAAAAGAAGATGGAGTTTCGACCGGGATGGGATTCTCAAGGTTTACCAGTGGAACTTCAAGCAGAAAAGATTCTAGGCTTAACTGGGAATAAATCCGATAATCTTCGTAAAGTTGGAATCAAGAAGATTGTTGAAACATGTAAAAAATTAATTCTTGAATATAACAAAAAATGGATAGAAGTAGATAATTTGATTGGGATGTCATTCGATTATGAAAAGGGATATTGGACTTATACTGATACATATATTGAAAGAGAATGGAAATACATTAGCAAGGCACTAGAGGATGGGATCTTGAAGGAATGGTTTCGCGTCGTAGCATATTGTCCTTCTTGTCAGACATCATTGAGTAATGCTGAAATCAATCAAAGTTATGAGCAGGTGGAAGATCCTTCATTCTATTACAAGGTAAATCTAAAAGATTCAGAAACTTTCCTAGTGGTATGGACTACGATGCCTTTTACATTGATTACCGACGAATTAGTTGGTGTAAATCCTGAGGCTCGATATCTAACTATAAAGGTCGATATTGAGGGTAAAAAGGAAAAATGGATTGTTTCCGAAAATAGGGTTAAAGAATTAATGGCCGATTTGAAATTTGAAAATTATGAAGTACTCGATACATTCTTGGGCATAAATTTAGAAGGCCAGCATTATATCCATCCCCTGCTAAATAATATACCTGGCTTGAATAGTCTCGCATCCCAAGGAAAAATCCATTTTGTAGTCGCAGAAAATTTTGTGGATGTTACTACTGGTAGCGGAATTGTCCACCTATCCCCGGCAAATGGAGAAGAGGATTTTGAAATCGCAACTAGAAGAAAAATACCAATCTTTGTACCCATAGATGATAAGGTGTTCTTTACTAAAGACGCCGGGAAATACAAAGATCAGTTCGTAAGAGATGTGGATCAAATTGTCGTTAATGACATGCGATTAGCAAATTCGGTAATAAAGATAGGCAAACTAACTCATAAATACCCTACATGCTGGCGATCTCATCACAAAATAGTCTGGTTGGCGAGGAAGGAGTATTTCTACATGATTGATGTTTTAGGAGACCAGCCTATTGCCGCCGCATCAAAAGTGAATTATTTTTATGAGCAACCTAAAAATAGGTTTCTCGAGATTATTAAGGAAAAAGTTCCTTGGTGTATATCAAGGGAACGAGTCTGGGGTACACCTCTTCCAATTTGGAAATGTACTAAATGCTCTTTTAAAGAAGGATTATTTTCCAGGGAAGCAATTGTTGCGAGATCCTCGTATCTGCCAGATGGAGAAAACTTTGAACTGCACAGGCCCTGGATTGATGAAGTGTTAATTAATTGTCCAAAATGTCAAAATAAAATGAAAAGAGAATTATTTGTTTTAGATACGTGGCATAATAGCGGAAGTGCCCCTTATTCATCATTATCTGATGTTGAATACGATACATTAATTCCAGCTGAATTTTTGACAGAGGGGATCGACCAAACTCGAGGTTGGGCATACACCTTATTGATGCTGAATGTGATCTTCAAAAAAAGTCCTCAATCTCCTTTTCAATCATTCTTGTTCACCGGTCATGTTTTAGATGAAAAAGGAAACAAGATGAGCAAAAGTCTGGGAAACGTTGTTGATGCAAAATCTCTCTTGGTCAGTAACCCTGTTGACCTGGTCAGATTATACTTTATTTGGAAATCTTCTCCAATAGAGCCCCTGAATTTTGATATTAAAGAAATGTCTTCTAGACCCCATCAGGTTTTAAGCACACTTTTTTTCTTACATATCTATTATCAGCAAAACGCTTCCTATGATCAATTCCAGTTCGGTGATTGGTACTCAAGGTCAGGTTGGAAGGCAAACGACCTTACATTGAGGAGTCAAGACATTTGGATCTTAACAAAGCTGAAAAACTTAATCGATGAATCTACTGATTTGTTAAATAACTGTAGATTTCATGAAGCTTCCCATATAATTGAAGACTTTATCATAAATTCATTGAGTCAAACCTATGTCCCATTGGTAAGATATGATCTTTGGAGCGATGATCTGGATAATCAAGAAAGAAGATTTACGGTATATAGAATCTTGGCTCGCTGCCTTTTGACGCTTGATATTATCCTTCATCCTATTTGTCCGTTTTTTACTGAATACCTTTACCTATCCTGTTTTAAGCAATTTGATTCCATTATGATGGAAAATATACCTAGAGGTGAAGAACTGGCGGTGATAGCCAATACAAAGGTTGAGGCAGCATTTGATCAAATTAAAGAAATTTCGTCTCTATCATTTTCATTGAGAAACCGATACAAATTGAAAAGGAGGTGGCCACTGGAATCAGCATTGATTTACGTTGACGAGACTGAATTTCTAAAAGTGGGAGGGGTAAAAGAATTGCTAAAAGAACAAATGAACATCGAAAATATTCAGGTTAAAGAGCTCAGGGCAAATACCGTTGTCGAAAAAATAATGGGCTTAATGAACTTTGAAGCCCCAATAATTCCATCTATTACCATAAACAGAAAAACTGTTGCTAAGATCGTTAAAGGTGATATTGGCTTGTTGATTGATAAATTTGAAAGTGAAGATAAATTCCGGATACTCAAGCAACTGGAGGAGCAGGGATTTTATCATTTCGAATATTCGCGCGATAAATCGATAGATTTGACTATTACAGACATGGATTTTGCATTTGTCCCAGCTACCGATTATGTAGTAGGAGAGAAAGAAAATGTAGTTCTCTTGTTAAATACCTCCAGAAACGAGGAATTAATTACAAAAGGCTTGGTTAAGGACTTGGCTCGAAACATTCAGCAGCTTAGAAAGGAATTGGGATATTCACCTACCCAAATATTGGATACCGCATATATTTCCAATTTTTCACCAGAAGTAATTGCAAAATTACGTGATTTCGGATTGGATCTGCAGAACTTGGTACGGGTCAGGAAGATTGAATTTTCAGAGAAAACCGATGAGGCTAAAAAATCTAAAAAGATAGAATTAGACGGTAGAGAAATTTCAATCTATATATTTTAA
- the ppa gene encoding inorganic diphosphatase, producing the protein MNKFDQIGAGKNPPGDIYVVVEIPKNSNIKYELDEETGILFVDRKLHTSMVYPFNYGFVPQTKEDDGDPIDILILSNDEFSPLSVIKAKPIGVLIMEDEEGKDSKIIAVPHTKIDFDYSRFDEIDQLDNRTLDKIKHFFEHYKELEKGKFVKVTGWENSKTAKQIINQGMDRFKTESS; encoded by the coding sequence GTGAATAAATTTGATCAAATCGGAGCGGGAAAGAATCCGCCTGGCGACATTTATGTGGTAGTTGAAATTCCTAAAAACAGTAACATCAAATATGAATTAGATGAAGAAACTGGTATTCTATTTGTTGACAGAAAGCTACATACTTCTATGGTATATCCGTTTAATTATGGATTTGTCCCTCAAACTAAGGAAGATGATGGGGACCCAATAGATATTCTGATATTGAGTAACGATGAATTTTCGCCGCTTTCAGTAATCAAAGCAAAGCCTATTGGCGTTCTAATCATGGAAGACGAAGAAGGAAAGGACTCCAAAATTATCGCCGTACCTCATACAAAGATTGATTTTGATTATTCCAGATTCGATGAAATCGATCAATTGGATAATCGGACTTTAGATAAAATAAAGCATTTTTTTGAACACTATAAGGAATTAGAAAAAGGCAAGTTTGTGAAGGTCACCGGCTGGGAAAATAGCAAGACAGCAAAGCAGATAATTAATCAGGGAATGGATAGGTTTAAGACGGAATCATCATAG